One window from the genome of Asterias amurensis chromosome 12, ASM3211899v1 encodes:
- the LOC139945269 gene encoding uncharacterized protein has product MSAPPKPKRQKTGEGVVSSWPRFSERLDETETKDFFKDKGYIRADCFISEDELKAIKNELKRYENDVVPDLPPKMAFYESKGEKDSIIRLERMLDHDEFFKDLGESPAFNGLADLLLNEECIPNNVQYFSKPPGAKCTPAHQDGKYFMHDRGITFWLALDDADAENGCLYYVPQSDRKGELEHRKTDALGFSQALVKYEDWMEETEDEMAVKKGSLLGHHPYMVHRAGENKSKERWRPALGLTYWAKSAVNDKELQAKHAAYNAKLMNELSDKGRI; this is encoded by the exons ATGTCCGCTCCTCCCAAACCAAAACGACAGAAAACTGGAGAAGGAGTTGTTTCATCATGGCCAAGGTTCTCGGAAAGATTGGATGAAACGGAGACGAAAGACTTCTTCAAAGATAAGGGTTACATTCGG GCCGATTGTTTCATTTCTGAGGACGAGTTAAAGGCCATCAAGAATGAATTGAAACGGTACGAGAATGATGTCGTCCCAGACCTGCCACCGAAGATGGCTTTCTATGAATCCAAAGGCGAGAAAGACTCCATTATCCGTCTTGAAAGAATGCTTGATCATGACGAATTCTTCAAG gatctCGGTGAATCACCAGCTTTCAATGGCCTTGCAGACCTACTTCTGAATGAGGAATGCATTCCGAATAATGTGCAATATTTCTCCAAACCACCGGGTGCCAAGTGCACCCCTGCCCACCAAGATGGAAAGTACTTCATGCATGATAGAG GAATCACCTTCTGGCTGGCATTAGACGACGCCGACGCTGAGAATGGTTGTCTGTACTACGTCCCTCAGTCTGACCGGAAAGGAGAATTAGAACATCGTAAGACAGATGCTCTGGGTTTCAGTCAAGCTCTAGTAAAGTATGAAGACTGGATGGAAGAGACCGAAGATGAAATGGCCGTCAAGAAAG GAAGCCTTCTTGGGCACCATCCTTACATGGTTCATAGAGCCGGAGAGAACAA ATCGAAGGAAAGATGGCGTCCAGCCCTTGGACTTACTTACTGGGCTAAGAGTGCAGTCAATGACAAGGAACTACAGGCTAAACACGCTGCATACAACGCAAAACTCATGAACGAGCTTAGCGATAAGGGACGCATCTAG